Proteins from a genomic interval of Maylandia zebra isolate NMK-2024a linkage group LG15, Mzebra_GT3a, whole genome shotgun sequence:
- the LOC101486277 gene encoding uncharacterized protein LOC101486277 isoform X2: protein MGEFRWIQMFLCRMLMIQIAVSVNETSIFMKVGDDVTLPCLNVIDEQNNCDGTTWIFTSTSKPTVELITLGQISEKVKTKSDRLRVTVNCSLLIKKLTVEDVGLYSCQQYKLGKTRAEDTLVHQSLVDLSVITLTEYKDTEKVTLSCSVVRNEQCRHTLKWLLKGQDVDKENKEIVISQTHCSTTVSVLKNNYLYSSRDEILKCEVTDTKSGRVQVFSSQPSVDPKTTTKMNSKSESDTTPETTTITKSSPSITALSLYITGAVGLVILVITAVFVIRWKKNKGNKTQKYENAGLSLKPTETQSAPQTIQDLVEPEVSYATISYTKNSNSKTQVHRDGEGDTVTYSMVNAPSSASTADPSNLYSTVNVAIT, encoded by the exons ATGGGTGAATTCAGAtggattcaaatgtttttatgtcGGATGCTGATGATTCAGATCGCAG TATCTGTAAATGAAACATCCATTTTTATGAAAGTtggagatgacgtcactctgccTTGTCTAAATGTGATAGATGAGCAGAATAACTGTGATGGGACTACGTGGATCTTTACTTCAACAAGCAAACCAACAGTAGAGCTGATCACACTTGGACAGATTAGTGAAAAAGTCAAAACTAAATCAGACAGACTGAGAGTTACAGTGAACTGTTCTCTGCTTATAAAGAAGCTCACAGTCGAGGATGTTGGTCTTTATTCCTGTCAACAATACAAACTAGGAAAAACACGAGCTGAGGACACTCTGGTTCATCAGTCGTTGGTTGATCTCTCTGTTATTACCT TGACTGAATATAAGGACACTGAGAAGGTGACGTTAAGCTGCTCTGTGGTGAGAAATGAACAGTGTCGTCACACATTGAAATGGCTGCTTAAAGGTCAAGATGTGGACAAAGAGAACAAAGAAATTGTGATTTCACAGACTCACTGCTCCACTACTGTGTCTGTTCTGAAGAATAATTATTTATACTCATCAAGGGATGAAATACTCAAGTGTGAGGTGACTGATACTAAATCAGGAAGAGTACAGGTGTTTAGCTCACAGCCCTCAG ttgacccaaaaacaacaacaaaaatgaacaGTAAATCTGAAAGCGACACAACACCAGAAACaaccacaataacaaaaagTAGTCCTTCCATTACAG CTCTTTCATTGTACATCACTGGAGCTGTTGGTTTGGTTATATTGgtaataacagctgtgtttgtcaTCAGATGGAAGAAAAATAAGG gaaacaaaacacagaagtaTGAAAATGCT GGACTGAGTTTGAAGCCCACAGAGACTCAATCTGCTCCTCAAACCATTCAGGACTTG GTGGAGCCTGAAGTTTCCTATGCCACCATCAGCTACACCAAGAATAGCAACAGTAAAACCCAG gttcATCGTGATGGTGAAGGCGATACTGTGACCTACAGCATGGTGAATGCTCCATCCTCTGCATCCACTGCTGATCCCAGCAACCTCTATTCTACTGTCAATGTTGCAATCACATAG
- the LOC101486277 gene encoding uncharacterized protein LOC101486277 isoform X1: MGEFRWIQMFLCRMLMIQIAVSVNETSIFMKVGDDVTLPCLNVIDEQNNCDGTTWIFTSTSKPTVELITLGQISEKVKTKSDRLRVTVNCSLLIKKLTVEDVGLYSCQQYKLGKTRAEDTLVHQSLVDLSVITLTEYKDTEKVTLSCSVVRNEQCRHTLKWLLKGQDVDKENKEIVISQTHCSTTVSVLKNNYLYSSRDEILKCEVTDTKSGRVQVFSSQPSGEETVDPKTTTKMNSKSESDTTPETTTITKSSPSITALSLYITGAVGLVILVITAVFVIRWKKNKGNKTQKYENAGLSLKPTETQSAPQTIQDLVEPEVSYATISYTKNSNSKTQVHRDGEGDTVTYSMVNAPSSASTADPSNLYSTVNVAIT, translated from the exons ATGGGTGAATTCAGAtggattcaaatgtttttatgtcGGATGCTGATGATTCAGATCGCAG TATCTGTAAATGAAACATCCATTTTTATGAAAGTtggagatgacgtcactctgccTTGTCTAAATGTGATAGATGAGCAGAATAACTGTGATGGGACTACGTGGATCTTTACTTCAACAAGCAAACCAACAGTAGAGCTGATCACACTTGGACAGATTAGTGAAAAAGTCAAAACTAAATCAGACAGACTGAGAGTTACAGTGAACTGTTCTCTGCTTATAAAGAAGCTCACAGTCGAGGATGTTGGTCTTTATTCCTGTCAACAATACAAACTAGGAAAAACACGAGCTGAGGACACTCTGGTTCATCAGTCGTTGGTTGATCTCTCTGTTATTACCT TGACTGAATATAAGGACACTGAGAAGGTGACGTTAAGCTGCTCTGTGGTGAGAAATGAACAGTGTCGTCACACATTGAAATGGCTGCTTAAAGGTCAAGATGTGGACAAAGAGAACAAAGAAATTGTGATTTCACAGACTCACTGCTCCACTACTGTGTCTGTTCTGAAGAATAATTATTTATACTCATCAAGGGATGAAATACTCAAGTGTGAGGTGACTGATACTAAATCAGGAAGAGTACAGGTGTTTAGCTCACAGCCCTCAGGTGAGGAAACAG ttgacccaaaaacaacaacaaaaatgaacaGTAAATCTGAAAGCGACACAACACCAGAAACaaccacaataacaaaaagTAGTCCTTCCATTACAG CTCTTTCATTGTACATCACTGGAGCTGTTGGTTTGGTTATATTGgtaataacagctgtgtttgtcaTCAGATGGAAGAAAAATAAGG gaaacaaaacacagaagtaTGAAAATGCT GGACTGAGTTTGAAGCCCACAGAGACTCAATCTGCTCCTCAAACCATTCAGGACTTG GTGGAGCCTGAAGTTTCCTATGCCACCATCAGCTACACCAAGAATAGCAACAGTAAAACCCAG gttcATCGTGATGGTGAAGGCGATACTGTGACCTACAGCATGGTGAATGCTCCATCCTCTGCATCCACTGCTGATCCCAGCAACCTCTATTCTACTGTCAATGTTGCAATCACATAG
- the dnajc5ga gene encoding dnaJ (Hsp40) homolog, subfamily C, member 5 gamma a isoform X2: MAEPNSSRPQRKMSTSGESVYKVLGLEKGASAEEIKKAYRKLALKYHPDKNPDNPEAAEKFKEINNANSILNDENKRKIYDEYGSMGLYVSEQFGEESVKYYFLMSKWWFKGLVLCCTLFTCCCCCCCCCFCCGKCKPPDDDENYQYVNPEDLEAQIKADQDGGK; encoded by the exons ATGGCTGAACCAAACTCCTCCCGCCCCCAAAGGAAGATGTCCACCTCTGGGGAGAGTGTGTACAAGGTGCTAGGTCTGGAGAAAGGAGCGTCTGCAGAGGAAATCAAGAAAGCGTACAG AAAACTAGCACTGAAGTACCACCCGGACAAGAACCCAGACAACCCAGAGGCAGCGGAGAAGTTTAAGGAGATCAACAATGCGAACTCAATTTTAAATGATGAGAACAAGAGGAAGATTTACGACGAATATGGCTCCATGGGCCTTTATGTGTCCGAACAGTTTGGAGAGGAGAGCGTCAAGTACTACTTTCTCATGTCCAAATGGTGGTTTAAg GGTCTGGTGCTGTGCTGTACATTATTcacttgctgctgctgttgctgctgctgctgtttctgctgcGGGAAGTGCAAACCTCCAGATGACGATGAAAACTACCAGTACGTCAACCCCGAAGACCTGGAGGCCCAGATCAAAGCAGATCAGGACGGAG
- the LOC101486277 gene encoding uncharacterized protein LOC101486277 isoform X4, whose product MGEFRWIQMFLCRMLMIQIAVSVNETSIFMKVGDDVTLPCLNVIDEQNNCDGTTWIFTSTSKPTVELITLGQISEKVKTKSDRLRVTVNCSLLIKKLTVEDVGLYSCQQYKLGKTRAEDTLVHQSLVDLSVITLTEYKDTEKVTLSCSVVRNEQCRHTLKWLLKGQDVDKENKEIVISQTHCSTTVSVLKNNYLYSSRDEILKCEVTDTKSGRVQVFSSQPSALSLYITGAVGLVILVITAVFVIRWKKNKGNKTQKYENAGLSLKPTETQSAPQTIQDLVEPEVSYATISYTKNSNSKTQVHRDGEGDTVTYSMVNAPSSASTADPSNLYSTVNVAIT is encoded by the exons ATGGGTGAATTCAGAtggattcaaatgtttttatgtcGGATGCTGATGATTCAGATCGCAG TATCTGTAAATGAAACATCCATTTTTATGAAAGTtggagatgacgtcactctgccTTGTCTAAATGTGATAGATGAGCAGAATAACTGTGATGGGACTACGTGGATCTTTACTTCAACAAGCAAACCAACAGTAGAGCTGATCACACTTGGACAGATTAGTGAAAAAGTCAAAACTAAATCAGACAGACTGAGAGTTACAGTGAACTGTTCTCTGCTTATAAAGAAGCTCACAGTCGAGGATGTTGGTCTTTATTCCTGTCAACAATACAAACTAGGAAAAACACGAGCTGAGGACACTCTGGTTCATCAGTCGTTGGTTGATCTCTCTGTTATTACCT TGACTGAATATAAGGACACTGAGAAGGTGACGTTAAGCTGCTCTGTGGTGAGAAATGAACAGTGTCGTCACACATTGAAATGGCTGCTTAAAGGTCAAGATGTGGACAAAGAGAACAAAGAAATTGTGATTTCACAGACTCACTGCTCCACTACTGTGTCTGTTCTGAAGAATAATTATTTATACTCATCAAGGGATGAAATACTCAAGTGTGAGGTGACTGATACTAAATCAGGAAGAGTACAGGTGTTTAGCTCACAGCCCTCAG CTCTTTCATTGTACATCACTGGAGCTGTTGGTTTGGTTATATTGgtaataacagctgtgtttgtcaTCAGATGGAAGAAAAATAAGG gaaacaaaacacagaagtaTGAAAATGCT GGACTGAGTTTGAAGCCCACAGAGACTCAATCTGCTCCTCAAACCATTCAGGACTTG GTGGAGCCTGAAGTTTCCTATGCCACCATCAGCTACACCAAGAATAGCAACAGTAAAACCCAG gttcATCGTGATGGTGAAGGCGATACTGTGACCTACAGCATGGTGAATGCTCCATCCTCTGCATCCACTGCTGATCCCAGCAACCTCTATTCTACTGTCAATGTTGCAATCACATAG
- the LOC101486277 gene encoding uncharacterized protein LOC101486277 isoform X3, giving the protein MGEFRWIQMFLCRMLMIQIAVSVNETSIFMKVGDDVTLPCLNVIDEQNNCDGTTWIFTSTSKPTVELITLGQISEKVKTKSDRLRVTVNCSLLIKKLTVEDVGLYSCQQYKLGKTRAEDTLVHQSLVDLSVITLTEYKDTEKVTLSCSVVRNEQCRHTLKWLLKGQDVDKENKEIVISQTHCSTTVSVLKNNYLYSSRDEILKCEVTDTKSGRVQVFSSQPSGEETALSLYITGAVGLVILVITAVFVIRWKKNKGNKTQKYENAGLSLKPTETQSAPQTIQDLVEPEVSYATISYTKNSNSKTQVHRDGEGDTVTYSMVNAPSSASTADPSNLYSTVNVAIT; this is encoded by the exons ATGGGTGAATTCAGAtggattcaaatgtttttatgtcGGATGCTGATGATTCAGATCGCAG TATCTGTAAATGAAACATCCATTTTTATGAAAGTtggagatgacgtcactctgccTTGTCTAAATGTGATAGATGAGCAGAATAACTGTGATGGGACTACGTGGATCTTTACTTCAACAAGCAAACCAACAGTAGAGCTGATCACACTTGGACAGATTAGTGAAAAAGTCAAAACTAAATCAGACAGACTGAGAGTTACAGTGAACTGTTCTCTGCTTATAAAGAAGCTCACAGTCGAGGATGTTGGTCTTTATTCCTGTCAACAATACAAACTAGGAAAAACACGAGCTGAGGACACTCTGGTTCATCAGTCGTTGGTTGATCTCTCTGTTATTACCT TGACTGAATATAAGGACACTGAGAAGGTGACGTTAAGCTGCTCTGTGGTGAGAAATGAACAGTGTCGTCACACATTGAAATGGCTGCTTAAAGGTCAAGATGTGGACAAAGAGAACAAAGAAATTGTGATTTCACAGACTCACTGCTCCACTACTGTGTCTGTTCTGAAGAATAATTATTTATACTCATCAAGGGATGAAATACTCAAGTGTGAGGTGACTGATACTAAATCAGGAAGAGTACAGGTGTTTAGCTCACAGCCCTCAGGTGAGGAAACAG CTCTTTCATTGTACATCACTGGAGCTGTTGGTTTGGTTATATTGgtaataacagctgtgtttgtcaTCAGATGGAAGAAAAATAAGG gaaacaaaacacagaagtaTGAAAATGCT GGACTGAGTTTGAAGCCCACAGAGACTCAATCTGCTCCTCAAACCATTCAGGACTTG GTGGAGCCTGAAGTTTCCTATGCCACCATCAGCTACACCAAGAATAGCAACAGTAAAACCCAG gttcATCGTGATGGTGAAGGCGATACTGTGACCTACAGCATGGTGAATGCTCCATCCTCTGCATCCACTGCTGATCCCAGCAACCTCTATTCTACTGTCAATGTTGCAATCACATAG